In Liquorilactobacillus nagelii DSM 13675, the following proteins share a genomic window:
- the argS gene encoding arginine--tRNA ligase — MDFKEQVVASLKQVLPTELTTEKITALLEVPKNDKMGDLAFPTFILAKSLHQSPVKIAADLAEKIDQTNFEKVQAVGPYVNFFLNKQKLGTEILRAVLQQQAEYGDQDFGHGGNVPIDMSSPNIAKPMSMGHLRSTVIGNSLAYLLTKVNYHPIKINHLGDWGTQFGKLITAYKKWGSEAEVKADPINKLLAYYVRFHQEDVDHPELDDEARAWFKRLEDGDPEAMELWKWFREVSLQTFMKVYQRLHVEFDSYNGEAFYNDKMAEIVEILEKKNLLQESQGAQIVDLSKYNLNPALIKKTDGATLYITRDLAAALYRKRTYQFVQSLYVVGNEQTNHFKQLKAVLKEMGEDWSDQVHHIPFGLITQGGHKLSTRAGRVILLEKVLDDAVELAQKQIEQKNPALKNKAQVAEQVGVGAVIFHDLKNERLNNFDFDLAEVVRFEGETGPYVQYSHARAQSILRKAKNLGVEPAIGEDISIAPDEDTWNVLKQLNDFPVAIKRAVQEYEPSVIAKYALHLAKSFNQYYAHTRVLAEDNQLASRLALVKSVAIVLQEALRLLGVAAPNEM, encoded by the coding sequence ATGGATTTTAAAGAGCAAGTAGTTGCAAGTTTAAAGCAAGTATTACCAACCGAATTAACAACTGAAAAAATAACCGCTTTGTTAGAAGTACCTAAGAATGACAAAATGGGAGATTTAGCTTTTCCAACATTTATTTTGGCAAAATCATTACACCAATCACCAGTTAAGATAGCAGCCGATTTAGCTGAAAAAATTGACCAAACCAATTTTGAAAAAGTTCAAGCAGTTGGACCTTATGTCAACTTCTTTTTAAACAAACAGAAATTGGGAACAGAAATTTTAAGAGCTGTTTTGCAGCAGCAAGCAGAGTATGGGGACCAAGATTTCGGCCATGGTGGGAATGTACCGATTGATATGTCATCACCTAACATTGCTAAACCAATGTCAATGGGACATTTACGCTCAACTGTAATTGGTAATTCGTTAGCTTATTTACTGACAAAAGTAAATTATCATCCAATCAAAATTAATCATTTAGGAGATTGGGGAACTCAATTTGGAAAGTTAATTACAGCTTATAAAAAATGGGGCTCTGAAGCAGAAGTTAAAGCTGATCCAATTAATAAGTTGTTGGCTTATTATGTTCGTTTTCACCAAGAGGATGTGGATCATCCAGAATTAGATGATGAAGCTCGAGCTTGGTTTAAACGGCTGGAAGATGGTGATCCTGAAGCGATGGAACTTTGGAAATGGTTCCGTGAAGTTTCATTGCAAACCTTTATGAAGGTTTATCAACGACTGCATGTTGAATTTGATTCATATAATGGTGAGGCATTTTACAATGATAAAATGGCTGAAATTGTTGAAATTTTGGAGAAAAAGAACTTACTTCAAGAGAGTCAAGGTGCCCAAATTGTTGACTTGAGCAAATATAATTTGAATCCTGCCTTGATCAAGAAAACAGATGGAGCAACACTTTATATTACGCGTGATTTAGCAGCTGCGCTTTATCGGAAACGGACCTATCAGTTTGTTCAATCACTTTATGTTGTGGGTAACGAACAAACTAATCATTTTAAACAATTAAAAGCCGTTTTAAAGGAAATGGGAGAAGACTGGTCTGATCAGGTTCATCACATTCCGTTTGGATTGATTACTCAAGGTGGACATAAATTATCAACCCGTGCTGGTCGAGTAATTTTGTTAGAAAAAGTTTTAGATGATGCTGTTGAATTGGCTCAAAAGCAAATTGAACAAAAAAACCCTGCTCTTAAAAACAAAGCACAAGTTGCCGAACAAGTTGGCGTTGGAGCGGTTATTTTCCATGATTTAAAAAACGAAAGACTGAACAATTTTGATTTTGATTTGGCTGAGGTTGTTCGTTTTGAAGGTGAAACCGGTCCTTATGTCCAATATTCACATGCACGAGCTCAAAGTATTTTGCGTAAAGCCAAGAACTTAGGAGTTGAACCTGCCATAGGGGAAGATATCAGTATTGCACCAGACGAGGATACATGGAATGTTTTGAAACAATTAAATGATTTCCCAGTTGCAATAAAACGGGCTGTTCAAGAATATGAACCTTCAGTTATTGCTAAATATGCATTGCACTTAGCTAAGTCTTTTAATCAATATTATGCTCATACTAGGGTTTTAGCAGAGGACAACCAGCTAGCTAGTCGTTTGGCTTTGGTTAAGAGTGTAGCCATTGTTTTGCAGGAAGCGTTGCGTTTATTAGGAGTAGCTGCTCCCAATGAAATGTGA
- a CDS encoding LysR family transcriptional regulator, whose translation MSTFAYEVFSEVAKQKTFFAAANQLNVTPSAISHSISNLEKDLGFSLFIRNRTGVKLTPDGEKILPVIQDILNAEAKLAEESARINGLNQGRIRIGAFSSVCINWLPDIIREFKKSYPEIELSVSQGNFNAVAEQVRLGTLDIGFSALPIKEKLEVIPLHRDPIYCVAPEKFKPAESRIVTADDIRGKNFILQQIDYDRDTKKALDTYDVSLNSIDYSIDDASIIAMVESGLGLGILPELALQKLSGNVTFYPFKEHFYRTICLVTHTEAKQTPSTKAFIKAIQDYLQSRYGQEW comes from the coding sequence ATGTCAACATTTGCATATGAGGTTTTTAGTGAAGTAGCCAAACAAAAAACTTTTTTTGCTGCGGCTAATCAATTGAATGTCACACCATCAGCGATTAGTCATTCAATTTCAAATTTAGAAAAAGATTTGGGCTTTTCTTTGTTTATTCGTAATCGGACAGGAGTCAAATTAACACCAGATGGTGAAAAAATTTTGCCAGTTATCCAGGACATCTTAAATGCAGAAGCCAAATTGGCTGAGGAATCAGCACGGATTAATGGGTTGAATCAAGGAAGAATTCGAATCGGTGCTTTTAGTAGTGTTTGCATCAATTGGTTACCGGATATTATTCGTGAGTTTAAAAAAAGTTATCCCGAAATTGAACTTTCAGTTTCACAAGGTAATTTTAATGCAGTAGCAGAACAAGTTCGGCTTGGAACCTTGGATATTGGCTTTAGTGCTTTGCCAATTAAAGAAAAACTTGAGGTAATTCCTTTACATCGTGATCCGATTTACTGTGTAGCTCCAGAAAAATTTAAACCAGCGGAAAGTCGGATTGTGACAGCTGATGATATACGTGGCAAAAATTTTATTTTACAACAAATTGATTATGACCGGGATACTAAAAAGGCCCTGGACACTTATGATGTATCCTTAAACTCAATTGATTATAGTATTGATGATGCTTCAATAATTGCGATGGTTGAAAGTGGACTAGGATTAGGAATTTTGCCAGAACTAGCTTTACAGAAATTGTCAGGCAATGTAACGTTCTATCCATTTAAGGAGCATTTTTATCGGACTATTTGTTTAGTGACTCATACTGAAGCAAAACAAACTCCATCAACTAAAGCATTTATTAAAGCTATTCAAGATTATTTACAAAGTCGATATGGACAAGAATGGTGA
- a CDS encoding MATE family efflux transporter: MKELTKGSPIRLILMFTFPLLIGNLFQQFYSISDTLIVGQTLGVKALAAVGSTGSIQFLIIGFAQGLTAGLSILTAQYFGAHDYKKVKQSFAVNIIICLVMTIILTALSLFFVEDILELMKTPAAIEANARTFISIIFAGIFASMAFNLLSNIIRALGDSRTPLYFLIIAALLNIVLELVFILVFKLGVAGAGYATVIAQIFSVVLCIWYIIRRIPLLQVTKRDFQAISWVEIGHHLYIGLPMAFQTSIIAIGSIMIQSALNSLGTTAVAATTAASKIDQLAIQPMMSFGIGMATFTAQNYGARLYDRILQGVKQCLAVSILFSLAAGFSVIFFGKAMVSLFVGNSATEVLQLAQVYFNVNGSFYFVLATLFVLRYTLQGLGQSIVPTLAGIAELTMRSLAALLLATSWGYIGTCFANPLAWFGSCSVLLFSYFKAIKMLRSQSRQLQAKEDSKKIPCLEE; the protein is encoded by the coding sequence GTGAAAGAACTGACCAAAGGAAGTCCGATTAGATTAATTTTAATGTTTACTTTTCCATTGTTAATTGGAAATTTATTTCAGCAATTTTATAGCATATCAGATACGTTGATTGTCGGACAAACGTTAGGGGTCAAGGCTTTAGCCGCTGTTGGTTCAACTGGCAGTATTCAATTTTTAATTATCGGATTTGCTCAAGGATTGACGGCTGGGCTTTCAATTTTAACGGCGCAATATTTTGGGGCACATGATTATAAAAAAGTAAAACAAAGCTTCGCAGTTAATATTATTATTTGTCTGGTAATGACAATTATTTTAACGGCACTGAGCTTGTTCTTTGTAGAAGATATTTTAGAATTGATGAAAACTCCGGCAGCCATTGAAGCGAATGCCAGAACTTTTATTTCAATTATTTTTGCGGGAATTTTTGCATCGATGGCATTTAACTTACTTTCGAATATTATTCGTGCGCTAGGTGATAGCAGGACGCCCTTGTATTTTTTGATAATTGCCGCTTTATTAAATATTGTTTTAGAATTAGTTTTCATTTTAGTTTTTAAGCTAGGGGTAGCTGGAGCAGGCTATGCAACTGTTATTGCCCAGATCTTTTCGGTCGTTTTATGTATCTGGTATATTATCCGACGAATACCATTACTCCAAGTTACTAAGCGGGATTTCCAAGCAATTAGCTGGGTCGAAATTGGGCACCACTTGTATATCGGACTGCCAATGGCCTTTCAGACTTCAATTATTGCTATTGGATCGATTATGATCCAGTCAGCTTTAAATAGTCTTGGAACAACTGCAGTTGCCGCAACGACTGCTGCTAGCAAAATTGATCAATTAGCGATTCAGCCAATGATGTCTTTTGGGATTGGCATGGCAACATTTACAGCACAAAATTATGGAGCGCGGCTGTATGATCGTATTTTACAAGGGGTTAAACAATGTTTAGCAGTTTCAATCTTATTTAGTTTAGCAGCTGGTTTTTCAGTTATTTTCTTTGGCAAAGCAATGGTTTCCCTGTTTGTTGGTAATTCAGCAACTGAGGTTTTGCAGTTAGCTCAAGTTTATTTCAATGTCAATGGCTCATTTTATTTTGTACTAGCAACCTTGTTTGTTTTACGCTATACTTTGCAAGGACTTGGACAAAGTATTGTTCCAACTCTAGCTGGAATAGCAGAATTAACAATGAGAAGCTTAGCAGCATTGTTGTTAGCAACTTCTTGGGGGTATATTGGGACTTGTTTTGCTAATCCTTTGGCTTGGTTTGGTTCTTGTTCAGTGCTGTTGTTTTCTTATTTTAAGGCAATTAAGATGCTGCGTTCGCAAAGTAGGCAGTTACAAGCAAAGGAAGATTCAAAAAAGATTCCTTGTTTGGAAGAATAG
- a CDS encoding Crp/Fnr family transcriptional regulator, with protein MKKVDRKKMIIEQMEIFKLLDNHSQRLLSQAAHVREFKKGECINNGIDLAKSVIIVLEGKLSCDRFHANGEAYSLFFLKEEEHYPFIDRNLSEFLDSHLIGKTRGKVIILSIKILDQLRLSNPLIDQLLLSKTNWHFNFAISLRCVYSATNASERAKRIIYLFNREFGVKQPDGSFYFPKWIKHYEIANSAATTREKVSQTISQLRQQGLVENRGHLLILKPAFLEQLKAVVNLEPQRIA; from the coding sequence ATGAAAAAAGTTGATCGAAAAAAAATGATTATTGAGCAAATGGAAATATTTAAATTACTTGATAATCATTCACAGCGATTGTTGAGTCAAGCAGCGCATGTACGTGAGTTTAAAAAAGGCGAGTGTATTAATAATGGCATCGATCTGGCAAAGTCGGTCATTATTGTCTTAGAAGGAAAATTGTCTTGCGATCGGTTTCATGCTAATGGGGAGGCTTATTCATTGTTTTTTTTGAAAGAAGAGGAGCACTATCCTTTCATTGATAGGAATTTATCAGAATTCTTAGATTCGCATTTAATTGGAAAAACACGTGGAAAAGTTATAATTTTATCAATTAAGATTCTTGATCAGCTTAGATTAAGTAATCCATTAATTGACCAACTGTTATTAAGTAAAACGAATTGGCATTTTAACTTTGCAATTTCATTACGTTGCGTGTATTCTGCTACCAATGCCAGCGAAAGAGCAAAAAGAATTATTTATTTATTTAATCGAGAATTTGGAGTCAAGCAACCGGATGGTTCGTTTTATTTTCCGAAATGGATTAAGCATTATGAAATTGCTAATTCAGCTGCAACTACCCGAGAAAAAGTTAGTCAAACAATCAGTCAATTGCGGCAACAAGGATTAGTTGAAAATCGAGGGCATTTGTTGATTTTAAAACCAGCCTTTTTAGAACAGTTAAAAGCGGTTGTAAATTTAGAACCACAACGAATTGCCTAA
- a CDS encoding arginine repressor has translation MKKEIRQATIEQLISQTEISNQEELMQALLKKGIKATQATISRDIRELRIVKEQGISGKLHYVIFKDDPVSEKEQLYMNITEMVIEATQVQFLNVVKTLPHSANVLTAIIDDLELPEVVGTMAGYDTIIIISQNEQAASVLNQMFLKHMQQSE, from the coding sequence ATGAAAAAAGAAATTCGACAAGCAACAATTGAACAGTTGATTTCTCAGACAGAAATCTCCAACCAAGAAGAATTAATGCAGGCTTTACTGAAAAAGGGAATTAAAGCAACCCAAGCAACGATTTCACGTGATATTCGTGAGTTGCGGATTGTGAAAGAACAAGGAATTAGTGGTAAACTGCATTATGTGATTTTTAAAGACGATCCAGTCTCAGAAAAAGAACAGCTTTATATGAATATAACTGAAATGGTAATTGAAGCAACTCAAGTCCAGTTCTTAAATGTTGTTAAAACTTTGCCACATAGTGCGAATGTTTTAACGGCAATCATTGATGATTTGGAATTACCAGAAGTAGTCGGAACAATGGCAGGTTATGATACAATCATTATTATTAGTCAAAATGAGCAGGCTGCGTCAGTGTTGAATCAAATGTTTTTAAAACATATGCAACAATCTGAGTGA